In a single window of the Lagenorhynchus albirostris chromosome 19, mLagAlb1.1, whole genome shotgun sequence genome:
- the AGRP gene encoding agouti-related protein: MLTTVLLSCALLLAIPAGQGAQMGLAPLEGIGRPDQALFPELQGLGLQPPLKRTTAEQVEEALLQEAEAKALAEVLDPEGRKPRSPRRCVRLHESCLGHQVPCCDPCATCYCRFFNAFCYCRKLGTAANPCSRT, translated from the exons GACCACAGTGCTGCTGAGTTGTGCCCTGCTGCTGGCAATCCCCGCCGGGCAGGGGGCCCAGATGGGCTTGGCTCCCCTGGAGGGCATCGGAAGGCCTGACCAAGCCTTGTTCCCAGAGCTCCAAG GCCTGGGCCTGCAGCCCCCACTGAAGAGGACAACGGCAGAACAGGTGGAAGAGGCTCTGCTGCAGGAGGCAGAGGCCAAGGCCTTGGCAGAG GTGCTAGATCCGGAAGGACGCAAGCCGCGCTCCCCGCGTCGCTGCGTAAGGCTGCATGAGTCCTGTCTGGGACACCAGGTACCATGCTGCGACCCATGTGCCACGTGCTACTGCCGTTTCTTCAACGCCTTCTGCTACTGCCGCAAGCTGGGTACTGCCGCGAACCCCTGCAGCCGCACCTAG